Genomic DNA from Mesorhizobium sp. 131-2-1:
GCAGGGCAAGATCACCGTCGCCCCCTGAGGGCAGCCGGAAAACCCTGCCGGGAGTGCCCGATGGTGAGACGGTGCTGAGCGAAAGGGTCCTGGCCGAGCGGTTCGGCGAGGTGGTGCTGCCTCATCTCGGCGATGCGCTTTCGCTTGCCCGCTGGCTGACCGGCAATGCCGCCGACGCCGAGGACGTGGTGCAGGAAGCCTGCCTCAAGGCGCATGCGGGCATCGCTGGCTACGCCGGCGGCAATGCGCGCGCCTGGCTGCTCGCCATCGTGCGCAACGCCTCCTATTCCTGGATGGCGCGCAACCGGCCGCGCGGCGTGGTCGCTGTTGGCGATCTCGCCGACCTTGACGATGTGGCGTTGCCGCCCGACAGCGCCGCCGACAGTCCGGAGGCGGCGCTGATCGCCAAGGCGGATACTGCGGCGGTGGAAGCGGCCATTGCCAGGCTGCCGCAGCCATTTCGCGAAACGCTGGTGCTGCGCGACATCAACGGCCTCAGCTATCGCGAGATCGCCACCATGCTCGGCGTGCCGCAAGGTACGGTGATGTCACGGCTGGCCCGTGCCCGCGGGCTGCTGATGTCTGATCTTGGGAGAGCGGCATGAACCCAACTGACGACGGATTGCCCGAGGACCGGCAGGACATGAAGCTGATGATCCACGCTCTGGTCGACGGCGAGCTAGATGCGGCCGCGGCACTGGCCGTCGAGCGGCGTATCGCCGCCGATCCGGAACTTGCCGCCGAACATGCCCGCATCGTCGCCGCCCAGGCGGCCGTGGCCCGCTTGCCGCGTCCGCAGGTCAGCGATGCCTTCATGGCGCGTATCGCCGCCATCGGCGCGACAGGTCAGCAGGAGAACCTCGAGGCAGCTGCACCTCAATCGCGGGATGCATCGGGGCGACAGGCCCGAACGCGGCCTACCCGGACATGGCCGGCGGCGCGCCGATTCGGTTCTTTCGACTGGCGCGCCATGGCGGCATCGATCGCACTCACGGCAGTACTGGCCAGCGGGGCGACGCAATGGCTGATGGTGGGCAATTCAACCGACAGCTTTGCGGTCGCCATCGCCAGCGGCCATCGCCGCAGCTTGCTGGCGGCGAGCCCGGTGGACGTCGTCTCGTCGGACCGGCACACGGTCAAACCCTGGCTCGACGCCCGGATCGGCGTGTCGCCGCCGGCGCCCGACCTTACCAAGGACGGCTTTGCGTTGCTTGGCGGGCGGATCGAAGTGATCGGCGACAAACCGATGCCGGCGCTCGTCTACCGCCACCACGAACATCTGATCACGCTGATCGCGGCGCCACAGCAAAATGGTGGCGCCTCGGCGCCGGTCGCCACCGATCTGTCCGCCGGCGGGTTCTCGATGGTCCACTGGACCGACGACGCCTTCTCCTACTGGGCGATATCCGATACGGAACGGCCCGCGCTCGACGAGTTTGTCGACCGGTTCCGGGCCGCGATCACGGCAGGGTGATTTTTGCTCTGGTCGAACGACGTGGTGTTGTCGGCAGCCGAGCGTGCCGGTATCGAAACTTGCACTCTGTCGCGTGCGACCGTGCCGTCACGATGCTCGGCCCTCGGCGCCACGATTGTCTTTCGAGTTGGAACGCAACATGACGCTGCTGACGCGCCGCAAATTTCTGAAAACCACGGCGGTGGCCGGCGCGGCCGGTATCGGGCTGTTCTCCATGGGCAGGTTCGCCAGCCGGGCATTGGCCAGGCCCGATCCGGTGATGCTGAAGACGGCGAGGATCGAGGCGAAGCTGATGGATGTCGGCCCGACCAAGGATGTCCTGACCTATGGCGAGGCCGGCATGCCGCCGGTGCTCAGGATGAAGAAGGGCGAGCCCTTCGCCGCGCGGCTGATCAACGGCATCGACGATCCGACCACGATCCATTGGCACGGCATCCGCGTCCCCAACAAGATGGACGGCGTGCCGTTCCTGGTGCAGCCCTATGTCTACACCGGCGATCATTTCGACTACGCGTTCACGCCGCCGGACGCCGGCACCTTCTGGTATCACCCGCACTGCAACACGTTGACCCAGATGGGCCACGGGCTGACTGGCGTGATCGTGGTGGAGAACCCGAACGATCCGCAATTCGATGCCGAGGTGGTGATCAATCTGCGCGACTGGCGCCTCGGCGACGACGGCCAGTTCATCGACCAGTTCCGGCCCCGCGACGCGGCGAGGGCGGGCACGTATGGAACGGTGCGCACCGCGAACTGGCTCGACCAGCCGCAGTTTGACGCACCCGCCGGTGGCCTGGTGCGGCTGAGGGCCGCCATCACCGACGTCACCCGCATCTACGCTTTTCGTGTCGAGGGGGCCGAGGCTGCGGTCATCGCTCTCGATGGCAATCCGGTGCCGCAACGTTTCGCGCCCGACGCCCTGCAGCTTGGACCCGGCCAGCGGCTGGATCTGGCCATCCGCATGCCCGACGATGAGGGGGCGATCGTCAGCCTCGGAGACGTCAGGGGCACCAAGCCCAAGATCGTTGCGACGCTGCGCGCGGTCGGAAAGTCCCTCAAGCGCGACGTTCGTGACCTTGCGCCGCTGGAGGCCAATCCGGTGGCCGAGGTAGATGTCGCCAATGCGAAGCACATTTCGCTGGCGCTCAGCGCCACCGCGGAAAACGTTCCGGCCGACGGCATCTGCGGCTCGCTCGGCTACAGCTTCTGGGCGATCAACAAGGTGCCGTGGCCCGGCGACACATCGGACCCGACCGCGCCGCTGGCGGAGCTGAAGCTCGGCAAAAGCTATGTGATCGATATGGAGAACCTGACGCCGCAGTCACACCCAATGCATCTGCACGGCATGAGCTTCAAGGTGCTGTCGTCCTCGACGCGC
This window encodes:
- a CDS encoding sigma-70 family RNA polymerase sigma factor, with protein sequence MSERVLAERFGEVVLPHLGDALSLARWLTGNAADAEDVVQEACLKAHAGIAGYAGGNARAWLLAIVRNASYSWMARNRPRGVVAVGDLADLDDVALPPDSAADSPEAALIAKADTAAVEAAIARLPQPFRETLVLRDINGLSYREIATMLGVPQGTVMSRLARARGLLMSDLGRAA
- a CDS encoding anti-sigma factor family protein — protein: MKLMIHALVDGELDAAAALAVERRIAADPELAAEHARIVAAQAAVARLPRPQVSDAFMARIAAIGATGQQENLEAAAPQSRDASGRQARTRPTRTWPAARRFGSFDWRAMAASIALTAVLASGATQWLMVGNSTDSFAVAIASGHRRSLLAASPVDVVSSDRHTVKPWLDARIGVSPPAPDLTKDGFALLGGRIEVIGDKPMPALVYRHHEHLITLIAAPQQNGGASAPVATDLSAGGFSMVHWTDDAFSYWAISDTERPALDEFVDRFRAAITAG
- a CDS encoding multicopper oxidase family protein, which translates into the protein MTLLTRRKFLKTTAVAGAAGIGLFSMGRFASRALARPDPVMLKTARIEAKLMDVGPTKDVLTYGEAGMPPVLRMKKGEPFAARLINGIDDPTTIHWHGIRVPNKMDGVPFLVQPYVYTGDHFDYAFTPPDAGTFWYHPHCNTLTQMGHGLTGVIVVENPNDPQFDAEVVINLRDWRLGDDGQFIDQFRPRDAARAGTYGTVRTANWLDQPQFDAPAGGLVRLRAAITDVTRIYAFRVEGAEAAVIALDGNPVPQRFAPDALQLGPGQRLDLAIRMPDDEGAIVSLGDVRGTKPKIVATLRAVGKSLKRDVRDLAPLEANPVAEVDVANAKHISLALSATAENVPADGICGSLGYSFWAINKVPWPGDTSDPTAPLAELKLGKSYVIDMENLTPQSHPMHLHGMSFKVLSSSTRPVQPMVSDTYLIQPDEKVQLGFVADNPGDWLLHCHIIEHQKSGMTSYVRVV